From the genome of Nocardia mangyaensis:
GACAGAACAGGGGAGGTGCGAGGGTGGCCCGATCCGTGCCGCAGCCTCCGTTCCCGTCGGAACTGCTGGCCGATCTCCATGCCGACAATCTCGCGCCCGAACTGCGCGAGCAACTGTGGCCCCTGGTCCGCACCGACCCCGACGCGCTGCGCTACCTGAACCAGCTCGACGAGGTGGACGCCCACCTCCACGCACTGAGTACCGAGGAACGGGTCATGCACCGCATGCCCGACGACGTCGCCGACCGCATGTTCCGTTTCGTCGCCGACCTCGACGCGGGCGAGGGCCCGACCGAACGCCTGACCCCGCCTGACCCGCCGAGCGCCCCGGTGGTCGCGTTGGACCGGTACCGCTCCCGGCGCCGGATGGGCCTGCTGGCCGCGGCGGCGGCCACCGTAGCCGTGCTGGCGGGCGCCGGAGCCGTCGTGGCCACGCTCGACACCACCGACGGCACCCCGACCGCGGCCCCGCACACCGAACCAGCCGACCCGGGTGACGAACTCACCACCGCGGTAGCACTCAGTGCCCTCGGCAAGCGCACGGTCAGCGGTCCGCTGAGCGACGAGGCGGCGCTCATTCGCTGTGTGCAAGCCAACGGGATCGACCGCACCGTGCTCGGTGCGTCGAGCATCACCTTCCGGGGCGCCGACGCGGTCCTCGTGCTGCTCGCCGGACCAGAGCCGCCGACGATCACCGCGCTGGTCGTCGGCACCGGCTGCACCACCGGCGCGCCGGATCAGCTGACCCTGCGCGACATCGGCTGATCCGGCGCGTTCCCCGACAGCGCCGCGACGCCGGGAACAACACCGTTTACCCTGTTGTTGACCGACACGTCCCCAGCTTGTCTTTTTCGGAAGGGCCCCATGAGCACGCCAGTTCACGACCTGATCATCGTCGGCTCAGGCCCCGCCGGGTACACCGCGGCCGTCTACGCCGCTCGTGCCGAGCTCGCCCCGATCGTCTTCGAAGGCACCCAGTTCGGCGGTGCCCTGATGACGACCACCGAGGTGGAGAACTTCCCCGGTTTCCGCGAGGGCATCATGGGCCCGGACCTGATGGAGCAGATGCGTGAGCAGGCCAAGCGTTTCGGCGCCGACCTGCGCACCGAGGACGTCGACGCGATCGACCTGTCCGGCACCATCAAGAAGGTCACCGTCGGTGACGAGACCTTCGAGGCCTATGCCGTCATCCTCGCGATGGGCTCGGCGGCCCGCTATCTCAACGTCCCCGGTGAGCAGCAGCTGCTCGGCCGCGGTGTGAGCGCCTGCGCCACCTGCGACGGCTTCTTCTTCAAAGGCCAAGACATCGTGGTGGTCGGCGGCGGCGACTCGGCCATGGAGGAAGCGACCTTCCTCACCAAGTTCGCGGCCAGCGTCACCATCGTGCACCGCCGCGAGGAGTTCCGCGCTTCGCGGATCATGCTCGAGCGCGCGAAGGCCAACCCCAAGATCAAGTTCGTGCTCAACGCCGAAGTGGCGAGAGTCAACGGCGAGACCAGCGTCACCAGCCTGACCCTGCGCGACACCCGTACCGGCGAGGAGTCCGAGCTCGCCGCGACCGGCCTGTTCGTCGCGGTCGGCCACGACCCGCGCAGCGAACTCGTCAAGGGCCAGGTCGCTCTCGACGGCGAGGGCTATGTGCAGGTGAGTGATCCGAGCACCGCCACCGATGTGGCCGGCGTGTTCGCCGCGGGCGATTTGGTCGACCACACCTACCGCCAGGCGATCACCGCCGCGGGCACCGGCTGCCGCGCCGCGATCGATGCCGAGCGCTGGCTCGCCGAGCAGGGCGACATCACCGCCAATACGCTCGACCATGCCGACGGACCGGCCGCGGTGCGCGCCAACTGATTTCGAGCACGACGAGTTCCACCCCCTGTCAAGGAGACACCATGGCCGACAGCGCCAACACCATCACCGTCACCGATCAGTCCTTCGCCGATGACGTCCTGCTCAGCGAGAAGCCGGTGCTGGTCGACTTCTGGGCCGACTGGTGCGGTCCGTGCAAGATGGTCGCCCCGGTGCTGGAGGAGATCGCGGGCTCGCACGCCGACAAGCTGACCATCGCCAAGCTCGACACCGAGGCCAACCCGGGCACCGCACGCGACTACCAGATCCTGTCCCTGCCCACCATGATCCTGTTCCAGGGTGGCAAGCCGGTGAAGCAGATCGTCGGCGCCAAGGGCAAGGCGGCGCTGCTGCGCGAACTCGACGGCCTCATCTGAGGTATCCCATCATCTGAGGGGTATCACATCCCACAAATGCGCCTCCTACCGGCCGACGCGCCGTAGGATGCCTGGACCCGGGATTGCCGTAATGCGGCCCGGATCTGAGACAATCGAGGCGACGCTCCGGCCGAAGGAAAGGGCTCTCACGCATGCACCGACTTCGTCACGGCGATTCAGGACCAGCCGTCGCAGAGGTTCGGAGCACCCTCGCAAGCCTCGGTCTCCTGCATCCCCAGCACGGCCAGTCCCTCGACGGCGCCGACCCGCGGGAGTACTGGAAGGAAACCGACGCGGTGTTCGATCGTCCGCTCGACTCGGCGATCCGTGCGTTCCAGCAGCAGCGTGGCCTCCTGGTCGACGGCGTGGTCGGTCCGGCGACTTACCGCGCCTTGAAGGAAGCCTCCTATCGGCTGGGTGCCCGCACACTGATCTATCAGCTCTCGGCCCCGCTCTACGGCGACGATGTGGCCACCCTGCAGCGCAGGCTGCAGGACCTCGGTTTCTACGTGTACCGGGTGGACGGCTACTTCGGTCCGCACACCCACGAGGGGCTCAGCGCCTTCCAGCGTGAGATCGGCCTGTCCGCCGACGGCATCTGCGGGCCCGACACCCTGCGTTCGCTGGAACTGCTCGGCGCGCGCGTCACCGGTGGCAATCCGCACCGCATCGCCGAGGAAGAGGTGGTGCACCGGGCCGGGCCGCAGCTCACCGGCAAGCGCATCGTGATCGATCCCGGATTCGGCGGAGCCGACAAGGGTTTCGCGGTGCCCACCGAATTCGGTGACGTCTACGAGTCGGAGATCCTGTGGGATCTCGCCTCGCGACTCGAGGGCCGAATGGCGGCCACCGGCATGGAAACCTTCCTGTCCCGGCCGTGGGGTGCCAACCCCACCGATGTGGAACGCGCCGAGACCTCCAACGCCTTCGACGCCGACTTGATGATCTCGCTGCGCTGCGCCACCAGCGACAACCCGTCGGCCAAGGGAGTGGCCGGGTTCTACTTCGGCAACTCACACGGCTCGGTGTCGATGATCGGCCAGGTGCTGGCCGGCTTCATCCAGCGCGAGGTGGTGGCCCGGACCTCGGTGCAGGACTGCCGGACTCATCAGCGCACCTGGGACCTGCTGCGGCTCACCAAGATGCCGACGGTCCAGGTGGATCTGGGCTACCTCACCAACGACTACGACGCCTCGGTGCTCACCAACCCGCGCATGCGCGACGTGATCGCCGAAGCCATCCTCATCTCGGTGAAGCGGCTGTACCTGCTCGGCCAGGACGACCAGCCCACCGGCACCTACACCTTCGCCGAGTTGCTCGCCGAAGAGTTGGCCGCCGCGGACGCGGGCACCGTCCCCTGACCGCGCGTCTAGTCCCCGAACAACGCAACGGCCCCCGTGTTTCCACGGGGGCCGTTGCGTTGTTCCGCAGGAACACGGGTAACTCACCGGAACGGGCTGGCTTCACCCGGGACTCACCGTCAGGTGCGATGCCACCTGACGACGCACCTAGGTCCGGCCAGAAGTCACGGGAATGCGGATCTGCGCTGCGGCGAGGAGTTGATCAAGGGCGCGCTCGACGTCTTCCTTCCAACCGTGGTCGGTGTCGAGTTCCAGGCGCAGCCGGGGGAAGCGGTGATGCTGGGCGACCACTTCGAAACCGACGTCCTCGAGGAAATCCGCGTCGATCATGCAGGTTTCGGGTGTGCAGTGGGTCGCGGCGGCTCGATCGCGCAGCGGTGCGGCGATCCGTTCCATCAGACGCATGGACGAGCCGATACCGCGATCGGCGACCGACGTGGTCGGGGGACCGTTGCGGATGCCGAACGCCTCCAGCGCTCGCACACCGCGGCGGACCAGATCGGCCACCACGGCCTGGACCAGTCGATGGGCTACATCGGCCTCGTCATAGGGGAATTCGGCCTGCAGCGTGGTCAGCAGGACCGCGTCCGGGCTCACGGGGGAGGTGGGGAACAGCGTCGACCGCGGCACGGCGCTCGGGGGCGAGTACAACGCGCACCCGGCGATGTTGTTGTCGACCTGAGCCACCTGACCGCACGAACCCCATTCGAGCATCACGGTCGACAGCCACGCCTCTTTCTCGAAGACCGGATCGCTGAACGCGTGCGAGTCGGCGGCGACGGCCGGATCGAGCTCCCAGAACACACACCGCCGGGTGTGCGCCGGGAGCCGATCGAGCCCGTCGAGAGTCAATGCTGTGACGCTGGTCGACACCGCTCTGCTCAGCCTCCAGCTGTCCGATTCATCCACGCTCACGACTCCACCTCGCTGGCGCTCGGTTCCGTCGTGCGCGATGCGCGTTGTATCTATGGTTCGCTCGCTGACGCTCGCTCACGCCACATCACTATCCACAGTAATGCCGCCTCTTTCAATTGTGTAGAAAGGCCGGTAGTGCCCCGTCACAGTGACGTTTCGGGGCTGGGCTGCTCCATCAGCGCCACAATGCGCTCGAGATCTTCGACGGAACCGAACTCGACAACGATCTTGCCCTTACGCTTTCCGAGACTCACCGTGACCCTGGTGTCGTAGGAGCCCGACAGCCGCTCGGCCACTTCCTGCAGTCCCGGCATGTGGATCGGCTTGCGCTTCGGCGCCGGGGGAGCGACCTCCGAGGGATTGCGATTCGCCAGCGTCACCGCTTCCTCGGTGGCCCGAACCGACAACCCCTCGGCGACGATCCGCGCCGCCAGAACTTCCTGTGCGTCCGCGCCGGCATCCAGACCGAGCAGCGCCCTGGCGTGTCCGGCCGAGAGCACCCCGGCCGCCACCCGACGCTGCACGGGGATCGGCAGCTTCAGCAATCGGATCATATTCGTCACCACCGGTCGGGAGCGGCCGATTCGGCTGGCCAATTCCTCATGGGTGACATCGAACTCTTCGAGCAGCTGCTGATAGGCGGCCGCCTCTTCGAGTGGGTTCAGCTGCACGCGGTGGATGTTCTCCAGCAGAGCGTCGCGCAGCATCGAGCCGTCGTCGGTGTCCCGGATGATCGCCGGGATGGTGGCCAGTCCAGCTTCCTGGCAGGCACGCCACCGGCGCTCTCCCATGACCAACTGGAACTTGTCGACACCCGGCTCGACGCGCCGCACCACGATCGGCTGCATGAGCCCGAACTCGCGAATCGAGTGCACCAGCTCGGCCAGTGCCTCTTCTTCGAAGACCTGACGCGGCTGCTTCGGATTCGGCTCGATCTGGTCGGCTGGTACCTCGCGGTAGACCGCGCCGCCGGGGGAGACCAGATCGTCAGCCGCGGGCTCGGGCTCCGATTCAGGCTCCGGGACACGATGCAGGAACGCCTCGGCGGGCTGCGGGCCGATCGGATTGATGCCGATCACGCTCGCCGCGGCACTGCTCAGACCCGGCGCCGTCGCCGGACCCGTCGGGATCAACGCGGCCAAACCGCGACCGAGACCGCCCTTTTTCGCCTGACTCATCGGCTACCGATCCCTTCAGTCTTCCAACACAACTACGACGGTCCAACACACAATTACGACGCGTCTTGCTTCAGCTGAGCGCGACCGGCCAGCTCGCGCCCCGCGTCCATGTAGCTCATCGCACCGCGGGAGCCCGGATCGTAATCGAGCACGGTCATGCCGTAGCCCGGCGCCTCCGAGACCTTCACGCTGCGCGGGATCATCGACTTGAGCACCACGTCGCCGAAGTGGTTGCGCACTTCCTCGGCCACCTGATCGGCCAGCTTGGTGCGACCGTCGTACATGGTCAGCAGGACGGTCGACACGTGCAATTCGGGATTGAGGTGCGCCTGCACCAGACCGATATTGCGGAGCAACTGACCGACGCCTTCGAGCGCGTAGTACTCGCACTGGATCGGGATCAGCACTTCTTTGGCGGCCACGAGCGCGTTGACCGTCAGCAGGCCGAGCGAGGGCGGGCAGTCGATCAACACGTAGTCGATGTCGTAGCCCGCGAGTGCGGCTTCGTGGATGGCGGTCTTCAACCGGCCTTCGCGCGCGACCATCGAGACGAGTTCGATCTCAGCGCCCGCGAGGTCGATCGTGGCCGGAACACACAGCAGCCGTTCGCTGTGCTGGCTCGTCTGGATCGCGTCCTTGACCGCCACCTCGCCGATCAACAGCTCGTAGCTGGACGGGACGCCCGAGTGGTGCGCCACGCCCAGCGCGGTACTCGCGTTGCCCTGCGGATCGAGATCGACGACAAGTACCGTCATCCCCTGGTGCGCTAGCGCCGCAGCGAGATTGACCGTGGTCGTCGTTTTGCCGACGCCGCCCTTCTGGTTGGCGATGGTGATGATCCGTTGCTCGCGGGGTTTCGGCACAGTGACCTTTCCTGGATGCAGAATCTGGCTGGCGCGTTGCGCTTCCGCCGCGATCGGGGTCTCGGCCGGGGAGATGTTCCCGAAAGGAGTGTTCCCGAACGTCTCCGCGTCGAAGCTGCTGGAATCCAGCATCCCCGGGACCCGCGACGCTGTTTCCCGTGAAACATTCGCCGGACCGCTCGACATAGACAGCTCCTAACCCGAGAAACTTCAGATCACGTACTCCCGACCGAGCGTCGGCGCCGTGTCATCGCATATAAGTGCGGGGTGGCATCGTCCACATCACCGTGGCCCAGACGCTCACGCCCGACTGTGAACAGCTTGCCAGTACCGCGACGGTTAGGAAAGCTGAATCGCGGCACGGCGAGGAGGACACGCCCAACTGTGTCGAATTCCGCGCCCGAGAGGTTGTTTCACGGGAAACATCGGGGGAGTGGTGCTCGAGATTCAAGACTCTCGCACTCGCGGCGTTCCACGTGAAACACAGCGACTCCGACGAGGAACACAACGACATTGTCGCAGGAACGCCACCCGCGCAACGGTTGCGGCAGCCCGGCGCGGAAGGCCGAAATCGGGCTGAACCTGCCGCAGGCAACCACCCTCGGACCCTTTCGTCACGTTACGAAAAGGGAAAAGCGCTCTCGCACACGCCGATCACGAACTTCCGGATTCCCTACGCTTCCGCGCCTTCTTCTCCACGCCGGCCGCCTTGCGCTCGCTACGACGGGTGGGCCGCTCGGCACGGGGGAGGAGTTCGGCGCTGATGACGAGCGTCGGGATTTCCACGATGCCCGCACCGCAGCCGACAACACGAAGATCGGTGGCGCCGTCGCGAATCAGTTCGGCTCCATCGCGCTCGAGTTCCTCGGCAGCGCTGGTTCCCTTGAGCGCGAGCATCCGTCCGTGGTCGCGCAACAGCGGCAGCGACCAGTGTGCGAGTTTGGCGAGTGGCGCGACAGCACGCGAGGTGACGACATCCGCGCCCCCCGCTTCCTTGATCACCCCGGATTGCTCGGCCCGCCCGCGCACCACGGTCACGTCCAATCCGGCGGCCTCGATGAACTCACTCAGGAAGACGGTCCGCCGCAGCAGCGGTTCCACGAGAGTGATGCGAAGGTCCGGCCGCGCGATGGCCAACGGGATGCCGGGGAGTCCGGCGCCGCTGCCGATGTCGACGACCGTGGTGCCCTCATCGATCAGCTCGCCGATCACGGCGCAATTGAGGATGTGTCGCTCCCACAGTCGGGGGACCTCCCGCGGGCCGATCAGACCGCGCTCCACGCCGGCGGTAGCCAGGGCTGCGCAGTAGCGACGGGCGAGGTCGAGGCGCTCGCCGAACAGTCGGGCAGCGGCGGCGGGTGGTTCCAGCTCGGCGGACAGCGCACCCAGTTCTCGTTCCACGTGAAACATCCTTCCGAGTGGTGATCAATCGCGTCGGGCATGAATAAGGCCCCCGGTCCGAGACCGGAGGCCCTAATCACATCATTCGTGGGCGGTGTCGCGCCGGGCGGATGTCAGCCTACTCGGGCACGACCACCACATGACGATTCGGCTCGACACCTTCGCTCTCACTCGCCACACCATCGATATCGGCGACGGCGTCGTGCACGATCTTGCGCTCGAACGGAGTCATCGCCGACAGCGCTTCGGGCGCGCCCGATTCCAGCACCCGTGTAGCCGCGGCCACACCGAGCTCGCTCAGATCGGTGCGACGCTGGGCGCGCCAGCCCGCCACGTCGAGCATCAATCGGCTGCGGACCCCCGTTGTCTGCTGCACGGCCAGCCGAGTCAATTCCTGCAGCGCGTCGAGCACTTCACCGTTGCGGCCGACGAGCTTGGTCAGATCGCGGCCGCCGTCAATGCTCACGATGGCGCGGTCGCCTTCGACGTCGAGGTCGATATCGCCGTCGAAGTCGAGCACGTCGAGTAGCTGCTCGAGGTAGTCGCCAGCGATCTCGCCCTCTTCGATCAACGCTTCTTCGGCGTCGTTCACGACGTCAACAGTCGTCGCCACAGTGGCGTCCCCTCCGTCGGTCTCGGTCTCAACAGTCATTGGATTCCCTCTATCCGATCGCCGCTCAGCGCTTGCGCTTCTGGTTCGCCCGGCCGCGGTTACCCGGCCGCTTCTGACCGCCGGGGCGCTTGTGACCGCCACCCTGCTTGGCCGACTGCTTCGGGGTGCCGTTGCTCGCGGCGGTGCCGTTCGTCGAGGCCGAGTCCTCGGCCGGAGCGTCCTGCTTCTTACGGACGTCGACCGGCTTGGCGCCGGGCTTGGGCGCGTTCTGCGCGCGCTGCTCCAGCTTCTTGGCCTTCTTCTCTTCTTCTTCCTTCTCCATCCGGCCGAACACCAGATGCTGCTGCCCGTAGGTCCAGACGTTGTTGGCCACCCAGTAGATCAGGATGCCGATCATCAGGAACGGGCCACCGACCATCACACCGAGCGGGAACACCCAGAGCGAGAGCTTGTTCATGATGGCGGCCTGCGGGTTGGCCGCGGCCTCCGGGGTCTGGCGCTGGACCGAGGCGCGGGCGTTGAAGTGCGTGGCCACACCGGCGATGATCATCAGCGGGATCGCGACCAGCGCGATACTCATCCGGCTCGGCGTGCCACCCCAATCGGCGAAGGCCTGGAGTTCGTTGGTGGGCGCCGTGATGAACGCCGCGATCGGCGCACCGAAGATTCGGGCGCTCAGGAACGACTGGACGTCGGTCGCGCTGAAGATGTAGTTGCCGAGGTTGGCGTTCTCCTCAGCGGACAGGCCGAGCTGGCCGAAGCCGTGGCCGGTGCGGTTGAACGAGCGCAGCACGTGGAACAGACCGAGGAACACCGGCACCTGCACCAGGACCGGCAGGCAGCCCATCAGCGGGTTGAAGCCGTGTTCCTTCTGCAGCTTCTGCATCTCCCGCGCCATGGTCTCGCGGTCGTTCTTGTACTTCTTCTGCAACTCCTTGATCTGGGGCTGCAGCTCCTGCATCTGCTTGGTGGTGCGGACCTGCTTCACGAACGGCTTGTACAGCACAAGCCGCAGGGTGAAGACCAGGAACACCACGGAGAGGGTCCAGGTGAGACCGCTGTCGGCTCCGAGCACAAAGCCGAAGGCTTTGTGCCAGAACCACAGAATCGCGGATACCGGCCAATAGATGATGTCGAGCACGGCTCTAGGTACTCCCGTCGTTCGTATCGCCGATCAACGCGGGCGATGACTTTTTGCAGTATCCATTGCGCATGCTCGGGCGGCCTCCGTGGTCACACTCCGCTTCCGCCTGCGGCCGCTCACCTCTCATGCGAGCATTCGACCCGCGCGCCGGCACGGGATCCCACCCCCCAGGGTGCCAGGGTGCGCATTTGGCCAAGCGCACGACCGTCAGCACCGAGCCGATCACCAGCCCGCGGGTTCGCAAGGCGGTCACCGCGTACTCACTGCAGGTGGGGGTGAACCGGCAGATCGGCATCCGGGTAGGGGAGACATAGTTCCGGTACAGCTCGATCAGGAAGATCAGCGCGTTCGCGGGTAGCCGGGCGAGAGTCCTCATCTCCGGTCACCGACCGGGGTGCGACCGAGCGCGGGCTCCGGAGCCTGACGCAAGCCCAGCTTGCGCAGTCCGGTGCGCAGCTGGCGCAGCAACTCGGCGGAGTCGGCAGAGGCAGCGCCGGGCAGGGCCCGGATCACGACATCGGTACCGACCGGCAACTCGTCGACCACCTGGGCGCACATATGACGCAGGCGGCGGGCGACGTAGTGGCGAACCACCGCGTTACCCACCGCCTTGCTGACAATCAGTCCGAACCGTGGACCGCCTACGCGGACCAGGGAATCGCCGTCGGCGATCTCGTCGTACCTGTGCGTGAACGCGTGTACGACGAGATCTCGCCTCCCGATTCGCTGACCGCGGCGCACCGTGCGGGAGAATTCGGCACGGTGGTGCAACCGATACGGCTCAGGCAACACCCGAGCGTCCGACTACGCGCGATCAGGCAGTCAGTTCGGAACGGCCCTTACGGCGACGCGCCGAAACGATGGCGCGGCCCGCACGGGTCCGCATCCGGAGGCGGAAGCCGTGCACGCGCGCCCGACGACGGTTGTTCGGCTGGAACGTCCGCTTGCCCTTGGCCACGGTCAACACTCCTCGAGTTGGTGGGCACCATGCGGTACCCGAAGTCTGTTCGGTGAATCGGATGCCTGCGCAGCGACCGCGGTCTACACGCAGATAGCCTTGGCGATCGACGTGCAGCACACAGCCGCCACCGCGCCAAGGGGTGACTGTACGAGGGTACTGATACCGCTACGCGGGGTCAAACTCGGCCCCCAGGCACGTGCGCCAGGCACCGCTCCAGGTTACCGGACCCTGCCTCGGCGCCCCGAACCGGCCCGACCTGGGACGACACGCCCGGGATGTAGTGACGCAGCGGGCGGATTTTCGTGAGTTCGTCCACACCACTAGCCTTGTGCGACGAGGCCAGCTAGCCTCTGTAGCCGGGGGATTGCTGAAGAACCGCAGGTCCAGCCCCCATTCACTGCCACACGGTGGCAGAATTCCTCTATCCCCAGGTTTGTCCACATCTGTGGATAATTGTGTGGACAGACGGCCGGAGTGGCATATTCGTAGGGCCGACGGTGCCCGCGCCGCAGTCGCCGACTCTGGGACCGCACGGCGTTCGAACCGGCTTCGGTTGTACGCAGGATCACTGAATCCCGCCTGGTCAAGGGCGGTTTCTGAGCGTGCTCGCCAGGTCGTGGGCCCCAACAAACCGGTCCGGGGAGGACGCTGCATGGACGACGAGCAGAACGTGCTGGCCACCGTATGGCCGGAGGTGGTCGCCGAGCTCACCACCGGCTCGGCCGACGGTGCGATCCCGGCGGTGAGCCGCGCGCAGCAGGCCTGGCTGAAGCTGGTCAAACCGCTCACCGTGGCGCAGGGCTTCGCGTTGCTGTCGGTGCCGTCCTCGCTGGCCCAGGAGGCGATCGAGCGGGATCTGCGCGAGCCCATCCTCCGGTCGCTGGGCCGCCGACTCGGCCCGCAGGTGGAAGGTCTCGGTGTTCGCATCGCCGCGCCGAGCCCGGCCGCGGGGGAGCGGGCAGGCAGTTCGCCCCGGCACGCCAGGATGACGAGCAGGCCGGAGCGGCCGCGCGAACAGGTGCGCCCGCCCGCCGGCTATCCCGGCCCCGATTTCAGCGTTCCCGACTACGCCGCCCGTGGTGAGTACGGCAGGCCGCGCTACGGGGCGGGCGAGTATCCCGCGCAGAACGGTGACTACGGCAACGACTATCCCGCCGCCGCCGAGTACCCGGCAGGCGGTGACTACGGCAACAGCTACGGCGGCCGCGAGTACCCGGCACAGGGTGGCGAATACGGCGAACGGACCGAGTACCCCGGCCACCGAGACTCCGGGCCGCGTGATTCCGGCCACCGCGAGTATCCGGCCGAGTCGGACTACGCCCAGCCGCCCGAGTACTCCCAGCAGCCGGAGTACCAGCAGGCCCCCGAGTACCCCCAGCCCACGGAATACCAGGGCGAACACACGCAGTTCCCCGGCTCCGATTTCGAGCCGACCGCCGCGTACCCGGTCACCGACTACGTCAACGGGGAGTTCGGCGGACGCGGCGAGTTCCGGGGCGGACGCCCCGAGCAACGCCCGTCCGAGTCTGCGCCGCCCATGCGCCGCGAGCAGGGCGGTGCCCCGCGTCGCGAGCACATCCCGCCCGGGCAGGAATCGCTGTTCACCCCCGACCCGCCGCCGCGCGCGCCGAGCCGGGGCCGTGGACCGCAGACCGAGGAGCCGCTGGCCGCGCGTGCCGAGGAACCGGCTGCCGAGGCGCAGGACAAGCCGTTCCCGGGCCAGCCGGGCGCCGACTCCACCGACGACGAGCCCGTGGTCGATGCCCGAAACAACTGGCCGACCTACTTCAGCAAGTCGCCCGAGGCGCCGCCACAGAGTTCGTCTTCGGCGAGCCTGAACGCCAAGTACACCTTCGAGACGTTCGTGATCGGCGCGTCCAACCGGTTCGCGCACGCGGCCGCGGTCGCCATCGCGGAGGCACCGGCGCGGGCCTACAATCCGCTGTTCGTCTGGGGCGCCTCGGGTCTTGGCAAGACCCACCTGCTGCACGCGGCGGGTCACTACGCGCAGCGGCTTTTCCCCGGGATGCGAGTGAAGTACGTCTCCACCGAGGAGTTCACCAACGACTTCATCAACAGCCTGCGCGACGACCGCAAGGTCGCGTTCAAGCGCCGCTACCGCGAGACCGACATCCTGCTGGTCGACGACATCCAGTTCATCGAGGGCAAGGAAGGCATCCAGGAGGAGTTCTTCCACACCTTCAACACCCTGCACAACGCCAACAAGCAGATCGTGGTGTCCTCGGATCGCCCGCCCAAGCAGCTGGCGACGCTGGAGGAACGGCTGCGGACCCGCTTCGAGTGGGGCCTGATCACCGATGTGCAGCCGCCCGAGCTCGAGACCCGGATCGCGATCCTGCGCAAGAAGGCGCGGATGGACCGGCTCGACGTGCCGCACGACGTGCTCGAGCTGATCGCCAGCCGGGTGGAGCGCAATATCCGTGAGCTCGAGGGCGCGCTGATCCGGGTGACGGCCTTCGCCTCGCTCAACGGTCAGCCGTTGGATCTCTCGCTGGCCGAGGTGGTGCTGCGCGATCTCATGCCCGACACCGCCGCGCTGGAGATCAATGCGGCCACGATCATGGCCGTGACCGCGGAGTACTTCAATACGACGCTGGAGGAGCTGACCGGGCCCGGCAAGGCGCGTCCGTTGGCACAGGCCCGCCAGATCGCGATGTACCTGTGTCGTGAGCTCACCGATCTGTCGCTGCCCAAGATCGGGCAGGCGTTCGGCCGGGACCACACCACAGTGA
Proteins encoded in this window:
- the yidC gene encoding membrane protein insertase YidC, with the translated sequence MLDIIYWPVSAILWFWHKAFGFVLGADSGLTWTLSVVFLVFTLRLVLYKPFVKQVRTTKQMQELQPQIKELQKKYKNDRETMAREMQKLQKEHGFNPLMGCLPVLVQVPVFLGLFHVLRSFNRTGHGFGQLGLSAEENANLGNYIFSATDVQSFLSARIFGAPIAAFITAPTNELQAFADWGGTPSRMSIALVAIPLMIIAGVATHFNARASVQRQTPEAAANPQAAIMNKLSLWVFPLGVMVGGPFLMIGILIYWVANNVWTYGQQHLVFGRMEKEEEEKKAKKLEQRAQNAPKPGAKPVDVRKKQDAPAEDSASTNGTAASNGTPKQSAKQGGGHKRPGGQKRPGNRGRANQKRKR
- the yidD gene encoding membrane protein insertion efficiency factor YidD codes for the protein MRTLARLPANALIFLIELYRNYVSPTRMPICRFTPTCSEYAVTALRTRGLVIGSVLTVVRLAKCAPWHPGGWDPVPARGSNARMRGERPQAEAECDHGGRPSMRNGYCKKSSPALIGDTNDGST
- the rnpA gene encoding ribonuclease P protein component — its product is MLPEPYRLHHRAEFSRTVRRGQRIGRRDLVVHAFTHRYDEIADGDSLVRVGGPRFGLIVSKAVGNAVVRHYVARRLRHMCAQVVDELPVGTDVVIRALPGAASADSAELLRQLRTGLRKLGLRQAPEPALGRTPVGDRR
- the rpmH gene encoding 50S ribosomal protein L34, translated to MAKGKRTFQPNNRRRARVHGFRLRMRTRAGRAIVSARRRKGRSELTA
- the dnaA gene encoding chromosomal replication initiator protein DnaA — translated: MDDEQNVLATVWPEVVAELTTGSADGAIPAVSRAQQAWLKLVKPLTVAQGFALLSVPSSLAQEAIERDLREPILRSLGRRLGPQVEGLGVRIAAPSPAAGERAGSSPRHARMTSRPERPREQVRPPAGYPGPDFSVPDYAARGEYGRPRYGAGEYPAQNGDYGNDYPAAAEYPAGGDYGNSYGGREYPAQGGEYGERTEYPGHRDSGPRDSGHREYPAESDYAQPPEYSQQPEYQQAPEYPQPTEYQGEHTQFPGSDFEPTAAYPVTDYVNGEFGGRGEFRGGRPEQRPSESAPPMRREQGGAPRREHIPPGQESLFTPDPPPRAPSRGRGPQTEEPLAARAEEPAAEAQDKPFPGQPGADSTDDEPVVDARNNWPTYFSKSPEAPPQSSSSASLNAKYTFETFVIGASNRFAHAAAVAIAEAPARAYNPLFVWGASGLGKTHLLHAAGHYAQRLFPGMRVKYVSTEEFTNDFINSLRDDRKVAFKRRYRETDILLVDDIQFIEGKEGIQEEFFHTFNTLHNANKQIVVSSDRPPKQLATLEERLRTRFEWGLITDVQPPELETRIAILRKKARMDRLDVPHDVLELIASRVERNIRELEGALIRVTAFASLNGQPLDLSLAEVVLRDLMPDTAALEINAATIMAVTAEYFNTTLEELTGPGKARPLAQARQIAMYLCRELTDLSLPKIGQAFGRDHTTVMYAEKKVRKEMTERRRVYDQVQELTARIKQRSR